One window from the genome of Mycolicibacterium gadium encodes:
- the dcm gene encoding DNA (cytosine-5-)-methyltransferase — translation MATPPSNPRKHTGYGVRLVRGPFLKLPPHQEHTDDAEVFLKYAKRLKRTGAPLAADFFSGAGGLSLGLEQAGFKVILSADHEPFAIRTHAHHFGGMSVDWDLSDPDVVKRVAELVTAAGVDLVAGGPPCQPFSKAGRSMLRYRVQEGLRDPHDERRDLWRSFLEIIDRSRPKAVLMENVPDMALDREMFILRSMVEELEQIGYSVEERVVDTWRYGVPQFRQRLILVALRDNIEFRFPEETEDKVSVWTAIGDLPEVEGGWRPEGGEYGWAEYSGPVTDFQKEMRSKVAPADENKVFDHITRPVREDDRLAFESMTHASKYTDLSKEHQRYRGDIFDDKYNRLNENDLSRTITAHIAKDGYWYIHPRQSRTLTVREAARLQTFPDHFRFDGPPSAAFRQIGNAVPPRLGYVMGAAIRDSLGSPKDAGISTRETAERLARFWLDGDREQALPWLRSSSRWLLIAGEELLDRAPRNLMKPVWKLLLSNDRPWKLRKRQRDEFADDLALFINGSGREQRLARILALLGELSKTPEALDGPAETLRSVLGLAESVADLAILATPRESTADRDSGPEEPVLVTKGVLRVASRFQENDVDRRNRLTDGRLAVARMIGMGEHSRNAHLGLIELANLWCRPVDPVCPECPINAHCRDGQRRRDDKPTLYD, via the coding sequence GTGGCGACGCCTCCATCCAACCCCCGCAAGCACACGGGGTACGGCGTGCGCCTGGTCCGAGGGCCATTCCTCAAGCTTCCGCCCCACCAAGAGCACACCGACGACGCCGAAGTCTTTCTCAAATATGCGAAGCGCCTCAAGCGCACGGGGGCGCCTTTGGCGGCTGATTTCTTCAGCGGTGCCGGCGGGCTCAGTCTCGGGTTGGAGCAGGCGGGGTTCAAGGTGATCTTGTCAGCTGACCACGAACCTTTTGCCATCCGGACCCACGCCCACCACTTCGGCGGGATGTCTGTCGACTGGGACCTGTCGGATCCCGATGTAGTCAAGCGGGTCGCCGAATTGGTCACGGCGGCTGGAGTGGATCTCGTCGCCGGTGGCCCGCCCTGTCAGCCATTCTCGAAGGCTGGGCGTTCGATGCTGCGATACCGGGTTCAAGAGGGCCTGCGTGATCCACACGACGAGCGGCGTGATCTTTGGCGCTCCTTTCTGGAGATCATCGACCGGTCGCGCCCGAAAGCAGTCTTGATGGAGAACGTGCCGGATATGGCACTCGACCGAGAGATGTTCATTCTCCGGAGCATGGTCGAGGAGCTGGAGCAGATTGGATACTCAGTCGAGGAACGGGTTGTAGATACCTGGCGGTATGGAGTGCCTCAGTTCCGCCAACGGCTGATTTTGGTGGCGCTGCGCGACAACATCGAGTTTCGGTTCCCCGAAGAGACGGAAGACAAGGTATCGGTCTGGACCGCCATCGGTGACCTGCCGGAGGTCGAGGGCGGCTGGCGCCCAGAGGGTGGCGAGTACGGCTGGGCCGAATATTCAGGGCCCGTGACCGATTTTCAGAAGGAAATGCGAAGCAAGGTTGCGCCGGCCGACGAGAACAAGGTATTCGACCACATAACTCGCCCGGTTCGTGAGGACGACCGCTTGGCATTCGAATCGATGACTCACGCATCGAAGTACACGGACCTCAGCAAGGAACATCAGCGCTACCGCGGCGACATCTTCGACGACAAGTACAACCGCCTCAACGAGAACGACCTTTCTAGGACTATCACCGCGCATATCGCGAAGGACGGATACTGGTACATCCATCCCCGCCAAAGCCGGACTCTGACAGTTCGCGAGGCGGCACGTCTTCAGACCTTCCCCGATCATTTCCGGTTCGACGGACCCCCTTCAGCGGCGTTCCGCCAGATCGGCAATGCCGTTCCACCCCGTCTTGGATACGTGATGGGAGCGGCAATTCGCGACTCGCTTGGCTCGCCGAAGGACGCCGGAATCAGTACGAGGGAGACGGCGGAGCGGCTCGCCAGATTCTGGCTCGATGGCGATCGCGAACAGGCGCTACCATGGCTTCGCTCATCATCCCGCTGGCTGCTGATAGCGGGCGAAGAACTGCTCGATCGCGCGCCTCGGAACCTCATGAAGCCTGTGTGGAAGCTTCTGCTGAGCAATGATCGCCCGTGGAAGTTGCGAAAGCGCCAACGGGATGAGTTCGCCGACGATCTGGCGCTCTTCATCAACGGTTCCGGTCGAGAACAACGGCTCGCACGAATTCTCGCCTTATTAGGTGAATTGTCGAAGACCCCTGAGGCGCTGGACGGACCAGCAGAAACTCTGCGCTCTGTCCTGGGCTTGGCTGAGTCGGTTGCGGACCTGGCGATACTCGCGACACCTCGTGAGTCAACAGCCGACCGAGACTCCGGGCCCGAAGAGCCAGTTCTGGTCACCAAGGGAGTGCTGCGGGTAGCGAGCCGTTTTCAGGAAAACGACGTCGATCGTAGGAACCGGCTCACCGATGGTCGCCTTGCCGTCGCCCGGATGATCGGGATGGGAGAACATTCCCGCAATGCGCACCTAGGACTGATCGAACTGGCGAATCTCTGGTGCCGCCCCGTCGATCCAGTGTGTCCCGAGTGCCCGATCAATGCGCACTGCCGCGATGGGCAACGCAGGCGCGACGACAAGCCGACGCTGTACGATTGA